A part of Anolis sagrei isolate rAnoSag1 chromosome 3, rAnoSag1.mat, whole genome shotgun sequence genomic DNA contains:
- the LOC132770334 gene encoding zinc finger and SCAN domain-containing protein 2-like, whose amino-acid sequence MEEKAFKCTECGKSFSHHGHLKRHQRIHTGEKPYKCLECGMSFTQRGNLHSHQRTHTGEKPYKCLECGQSFGQSAHLHLHQRTHTGEKPYKCLECGISFTQRGNLHSHQRTHTGEKPYKCLECGQSFNQSAHLRSHQRTHTGEKPYKCVECGESFARNRSLCSHQWTHTGEKPYKCLDCGQSFTRREYLRSHQSAHTGEKPYTCLECGMSFTQSGSLRTHERTHTGEKPYICLECGMSFSRSGSLHSHRRTHSGEKPYKCLECGVGFARSGSLLSHQTIHTGEKPYTCLECGKSFTQMRRLHSHQSTHTG is encoded by the coding sequence ATGGAGGAGAAGGCTTTTAAATGTActgaatgtgggaagagctttagTCATCATGGACATCTGAAGAGACATCAGAgaattcacactggagagaaaccctataaatgcctggaatgcgGAATGAGCTTCACTCAGAGGGGAAATCTACactcacatcaaaggactcacactggagagaaaccctataaatgccttgagtgtggacagagctttggcCAGAGTGCACATTTGCatttacatcaaaggactcacactggggagaaaccctataaatgcctggagtgtggaataaGCTTCACTCAGAGGggaaatctacattcacatcaaaggactcacactggggagaaaccctacaaatgcttggagtgtggacagagtttcaACCAGAGTGCACATCTACGTtctcatcaaaggactcacactggggagaaaccctataagtgcGTGGAGTGCGGAGAGAGCTTTGCTCGGAACAGAAGTCTGTGTTCACATCAatggactcacactggggagaaaccctacaaatgtcTGGATTGTGGACAGAGCTTTACTCGTAGGGAATATCTGCGTTCACATCAAAGcgctcacactggggagaaaccttatacatgcctcgagtgtggaatgagcttcactcagagtggcaGTCTACGtacacatgaaaggactcacactggggagaaaccctatatatgcctggagtgtggaatgagCTTCTCTCGGAGTGGAAGCCTACATTCCCATCGAAGGACTCACAGTggcgagaaaccctataaatgcctggagtgtggggtGGGCTTTGCTCGGAGTGGAAGTCTACTTTCACATCAAacgattcacactggggagaaaccctatacgtgcctagaatgtggaaagagctttactCAGATGAGACgtttacattcacatcaaagtaCTCACACTGGGTAG